Genomic DNA from Pelosinus sp. UFO1:
TCATCAGAGGAAAGACAGTTCCGCAGTCGGTGTCGGGCCTGTTTACATGATTCGCAATGAAAAAAAGCTTTCTGGAAAACTATCTGAAGCATTAGATATGAGCGGCGGATTTATTGTATATGACAAAACATTTCCGGCTGAAGGAAGACCTTATAATTTTATGTGGCGGATCGGGCCTCGATTCATTTATAAAATCAGCGAGAACTCTTCCGTAAGTATCGGGTATATGCTAATGCATGTTTCCAATGGTTTTAGAGCTCATAATCCTGGATATAACGGCCAAGGATTTTCAGTGGGCTTTGTGGAAAAATTTTAAGTGGAATACATAAAAAAAACTGCTCCGGCGAAGTGAACTGAACCTCTAAAAAAGAAGTATGATTATAATATAAAGAATTAGCACGAGTTAGCAATTTCTAAAGAGAAGCTAGCCAGAATCTACTTACTTGTAGATTCTGGCTAGCTTCTCTTTTAGATATTGAAATAGTAGTCAAATATAGAAAATTTCAAGTTATCATTTAATAGG
This window encodes:
- a CDS encoding acyloxyacyl hydrolase codes for the protein MRRLICFVMVINILLIFMPGKSYCAESKVELDWDYLTHASFKDRYIDTVSLHILENISKKENRSIYRGITITRPYGYINNDNHQRKDSSAVGVGPVYMIRNEKKLSGKLSEALDMSGGFIVYDKTFPAEGRPYNFMWRIGPRFIYKISENSSVSIGYMLMHVSNGFRAHNPGYNGQGFSVGFVEKF